The following proteins come from a genomic window of Venturia canescens isolate UGA chromosome 4, ASM1945775v1, whole genome shotgun sequence:
- the Gpo1 gene encoding glycerol-3-phosphate dehydrogenase, mitochondrial isoform X2 has protein sequence MASLRYLAAGASAIGAGAISSYLMLSDSTVYADKAVVKPVKRPLPSREDQVKALKSQDYDILIIGGGATGSGCALDACTRGLKTALIEGDDFASGTSSRSTKLIHGGVRYLQKAIMQLDVEQYKMVKEALHERASMLHSAPHLAHPLPIMLPVYTWWQIPYYWFGIKMYDLVAGSKTVKSSYYLSKSNALELFPMLKGDKLTGAIVYYDGQQDDARMNLAVALTASRLGATVANHVTVVNLLKGLDKDGKRVLTGAHLRDELTGEEWDVKAKAIINATGPFTDSIRKMDDQNVQEICCPSSGVHIVLPGYYSPDQMGLLDPATSDGRVIFFLPWQKQTIAGTTDLPCQVTHNPRPTEDEIMFILQEVKNYLNPDVEVRRGDVLSAWSGIRPLVSDPNKPNTQSLARNHIVHVSPTNLVTIAGGKWTTYRAMAEEAVEAAINACGLEPTSLCQTDGMLLEGAHGWSPTMYIRLVQDFGLECEVAQHLAKSYGDRAFAVAKMASLTGKRWPIIGKKVHPEFPYIDAEIRYGCREYARTAIDMIARRLRLAFLNVQAANEALPGIIDIMAEELHWSADEKAKQHKMASEFLANEMGQMVNRASRDKIPINLTKDEIQLYIKRFTIIDKDRKGYVSINDIRRGLKALGIKLNENELHCLLNEIDLSYNGQMELPDYLQMMSAIKSGHVAYSRFARMAEMEEAQHEKDVLKKHISVDRSGGGL, from the exons ATGGCGTCGCTCAGATATCTCGCTGCTGGAGCCAGTGCTATCGGAGCTGGTGCCATATCATCCTATCTTATGCTTTCGGACTCGACT GTATATGCTGATAAGGCAGTCGTCAAACCAGTTAAACGACCTCTACCCTCGAGAGAGGATCAAGTTAAAGCTCTCAAGAGTCAGGATTATGATATTCTCATCATAGGAGGTGGCGCTACCGGCTCAGGATGCGCTTTGGATGCTTGCACAAGGG GCCTGAAGACGGCGCTCATCGAAGGCGACGATTTTGCATCGGGCACATCGTCACGAAGTACAAAACTGATTCACGGAGGCGTGAGATATCTTCAAAAAGCCATAATGCAACTCGATGTTGAGCAATATAAAATGGTGAAAGAAGCACTGCACGAAAGAGCTTCGATGCTTCACAGTGCTCCTCACCTGGCTCATCCGCTTCCCATTATGCTACCTGTTTACAC GTGGTGGCAAATACCTTATTACTGGTTTGGTATTAAGATGTACGACCTTGTAGCTGGCAGCAAAACCGTCAAGTCGTCGTACTACCTCAGCAAATCAAACGCACTTGAACTCTTCCCCATGCTCAAGGGCGACAAACTTACTGGCGCTATTGTATATTACGACG GACAGCAAGACGATGCCAGAATGAATTTGGCAGTAGCATTAACAGCCTCGCGACTAGGTGCAACGGTGGCAAATCACGTGACCGTTGTTAATCTCCTCAAAGGTCTTGACAAA GATGGAAAACGCGTTCTTACCGGTGCTCATTTACGCGATGAGCTTACGGGCGAGGAGTGGGACGTCAAGGCGAAAGCAATAATCAACGCTACGGGTCCATTCACCGACAGCATTCGCAAAATGGACGATCAAAATGTCCAAGAAATATGTTGCCCTTCGTCGGGAGTACACATCGTTTTACCAGGCTATTACAGTCCGGATCAAATGGGTCTTCTTGATCCAGCGACCAGCGATGGTCGTGTAATCTTCTTTTTACCCTGGCAAAAACAAACGATCGCCGGTACGACGGACTTGCCGTGTCAGGTGACCCACAATCCAAGGCCTACCGAGGACGAAATCATGTTCATCCTTCAGGAAGTCAAAAATTATCTCAATCCCGACGTTGAGGTGCGTCGCGGCGATGTCCTGTCCGCTTGGAGCGGTATTCGACCACTCGTATCCGATCCCAACAAACCGAACACCCAATCGCTCGCTCGCAATCACATCGTTCACGTTAGCCCTACGAATCTCGTCACCATTGCTGGTGGCAAATGGACGACTTATCGTGCCATGGCTGAAGAAGCTGTTGAAGCAGCCATTAATG CTTGTGGACTCGAGCCTACATCACTTTGTCAGACCGACGGTATGCTCTTGGAAGGAGCTCATGGCTGGAGCCCAACGATGTACATTCGTTTGGTACAAGATTTTGGATTGGAGTGCGAAGTTGCTCAGCATCTAGCGAAAAGCTACGGGGATCGTGCCTTCGCTGTTGCAAAAATGGCATCACTCACTGGCAAAAGGTGGCcgataattggaaaaaaagtgcATCCCGAGTTCCCGTACATCGATGCAgag ATTCGTTACGGATGCCGTGAATATGCGAGAACGGCTATCGATATGATCGCCCGCCGTTTGAGGCTCGCTTTCCTCAACGTTCAAGCCGCTAACGAGGCTCTTCCTGGTATAATCGATATCATGGCCGAAGAGCTTCACTGGTCGGCCGACGAGAAAGCGAAACAGCACAAAATGGCCAGTGAATTTTTAGCCAACGAGATGGGACAGATGGTGAACCGCGCGTCACGCGACAAAATTCCGATCAATCTTACCAAGGATGAAATACAGCTTTACATCAAGCGTTTCACGATTATCGACAAAGATCGCAAGGGATACGTTTCGATCAACGACATACGACGAGGACTCAAG GCTCTCGGTATAAAACTGAACGAGAACGAGTTGCACTGCTTACTGAACGAAATCGATCTAAGCTACAACGGACAGATGGAGCTCCCAGATTATTTGCAG ATGATGTCCGCAATAAAATCTGGCCACGTAGCATATTCGCGATTTGCTCGAATGGCGGAAATGGAGGAGGCTCAACACGAGAAAGACGTGCTTAAGAAACACATCAGCGTCGACAGATCCGGTGGTGGACTTTAA
- the Gpo1 gene encoding glycerol-3-phosphate dehydrogenase, mitochondrial isoform X1 produces the protein MASLRYLAAGASAIGAGAISSYLMLSDSTVYADKAVVKPVKRPLPSREDQVKALKSQDYDILIIGGGATGSGCALDACTRGLKTALIEGDDFASGTSSRSTKLIHGGVRYLQKAIMQLDVEQYKMVKEALHERASMLHSAPHLAHPLPIMLPVYTWWQIPYYWFGIKMYDLVAGSKTVKSSYYLSKSNALELFPMLKGDKLTGAIVYYDGQQDDARMNLAVALTASRLGATVANHVTVVNLLKGLDKDGKRVLTGAHLRDELTGEEWDVKAKAIINATGPFTDSIRKMDDQNVQEICCPSSGVHIVLPGYYSPDQMGLLDPATSDGRVIFFLPWQKQTIAGTTDLPCQVTHNPRPTEDEIMFILQEVKNYLNPDVEVRRGDVLSAWSGIRPLVSDPNKPNTQSLARNHIVHVSPTNLVTIAGGKWTTYRAMAEEAVEAAINACGLEPTSLCQTDGMLLEGAHGWSPTMYIRLVQDFGLECEVAQHLAKSYGDRAFAVAKMASLTGKRWPIIGKKVHPEFPYIDAEIRYGCREYARTAIDMIARRLRLAFLNVQAANEALPGIIDIMAEELHWSADEKAKQHKMASEFLANEMGQMVNRASRDKIPINLTKDEIQLYIKRFTIIDKDRKGYVSINDIRRGLKLFGDKDVPGEELHEILREIDTNMNGQVELDEYLQMMSAIKSGHVAYSRFARMAEMEEAQHEKDVLKKHISVDRSGGGL, from the exons ATGGCGTCGCTCAGATATCTCGCTGCTGGAGCCAGTGCTATCGGAGCTGGTGCCATATCATCCTATCTTATGCTTTCGGACTCGACT GTATATGCTGATAAGGCAGTCGTCAAACCAGTTAAACGACCTCTACCCTCGAGAGAGGATCAAGTTAAAGCTCTCAAGAGTCAGGATTATGATATTCTCATCATAGGAGGTGGCGCTACCGGCTCAGGATGCGCTTTGGATGCTTGCACAAGGG GCCTGAAGACGGCGCTCATCGAAGGCGACGATTTTGCATCGGGCACATCGTCACGAAGTACAAAACTGATTCACGGAGGCGTGAGATATCTTCAAAAAGCCATAATGCAACTCGATGTTGAGCAATATAAAATGGTGAAAGAAGCACTGCACGAAAGAGCTTCGATGCTTCACAGTGCTCCTCACCTGGCTCATCCGCTTCCCATTATGCTACCTGTTTACAC GTGGTGGCAAATACCTTATTACTGGTTTGGTATTAAGATGTACGACCTTGTAGCTGGCAGCAAAACCGTCAAGTCGTCGTACTACCTCAGCAAATCAAACGCACTTGAACTCTTCCCCATGCTCAAGGGCGACAAACTTACTGGCGCTATTGTATATTACGACG GACAGCAAGACGATGCCAGAATGAATTTGGCAGTAGCATTAACAGCCTCGCGACTAGGTGCAACGGTGGCAAATCACGTGACCGTTGTTAATCTCCTCAAAGGTCTTGACAAA GATGGAAAACGCGTTCTTACCGGTGCTCATTTACGCGATGAGCTTACGGGCGAGGAGTGGGACGTCAAGGCGAAAGCAATAATCAACGCTACGGGTCCATTCACCGACAGCATTCGCAAAATGGACGATCAAAATGTCCAAGAAATATGTTGCCCTTCGTCGGGAGTACACATCGTTTTACCAGGCTATTACAGTCCGGATCAAATGGGTCTTCTTGATCCAGCGACCAGCGATGGTCGTGTAATCTTCTTTTTACCCTGGCAAAAACAAACGATCGCCGGTACGACGGACTTGCCGTGTCAGGTGACCCACAATCCAAGGCCTACCGAGGACGAAATCATGTTCATCCTTCAGGAAGTCAAAAATTATCTCAATCCCGACGTTGAGGTGCGTCGCGGCGATGTCCTGTCCGCTTGGAGCGGTATTCGACCACTCGTATCCGATCCCAACAAACCGAACACCCAATCGCTCGCTCGCAATCACATCGTTCACGTTAGCCCTACGAATCTCGTCACCATTGCTGGTGGCAAATGGACGACTTATCGTGCCATGGCTGAAGAAGCTGTTGAAGCAGCCATTAATG CTTGTGGACTCGAGCCTACATCACTTTGTCAGACCGACGGTATGCTCTTGGAAGGAGCTCATGGCTGGAGCCCAACGATGTACATTCGTTTGGTACAAGATTTTGGATTGGAGTGCGAAGTTGCTCAGCATCTAGCGAAAAGCTACGGGGATCGTGCCTTCGCTGTTGCAAAAATGGCATCACTCACTGGCAAAAGGTGGCcgataattggaaaaaaagtgcATCCCGAGTTCCCGTACATCGATGCAgag ATTCGTTACGGATGCCGTGAATATGCGAGAACGGCTATCGATATGATCGCCCGCCGTTTGAGGCTCGCTTTCCTCAACGTTCAAGCCGCTAACGAGGCTCTTCCTGGTATAATCGATATCATGGCCGAAGAGCTTCACTGGTCGGCCGACGAGAAAGCGAAACAGCACAAAATGGCCAGTGAATTTTTAGCCAACGAGATGGGACAGATGGTGAACCGCGCGTCACGCGACAAAATTCCGATCAATCTTACCAAGGATGAAATACAGCTTTACATCAAGCGTTTCACGATTATCGACAAAGATCGCAAGGGATACGTTTCGATCAACGACATACGACGAGGACTCAAG CTCTTCGGTGACAAGGATGTTCCGGGTGAGGAACTTCACGAAATTCTTCGTGAAATCGACACTAATATGAACGGTCAGGTCGAACTGGACGAATATCTTCAG ATGATGTCCGCAATAAAATCTGGCCACGTAGCATATTCGCGATTTGCTCGAATGGCGGAAATGGAGGAGGCTCAACACGAGAAAGACGTGCTTAAGAAACACATCAGCGTCGACAGATCCGGTGGTGGACTTTAA